From one Halostagnicola larsenii XH-48 genomic stretch:
- a CDS encoding cytochrome P450: MQSSDSVVGVGRPPEPIRSPEGQLSPFGWYAEMREERPVHYDEQRETWDVFRYDDVNRVLKDHVSFTAKRSAEDGEPSSGADEGMPMLQTMITTDPPEHTRLRGFVDERFQPGSIREYRPQVERVTEAVLDDLEGRGQFDFVDEVAISLPVTVIAELLGIPAERRDQFKAWSDALVARPEDDSQEERQRVQDARQQAQREMGRYFGSLLQEREGGTADDLITLAANSALNRGEQIGFCMLLLLAGNITTTNLLTNAIWTFEEEGLTDAVRQGAVDLEAAIEETLRYRSPIQSLKRIALEDVELRGRQIQAGDVLTVWLGAANRDPARFDAPEEFRPERQPNRHIAFGTGVHFCLGAHLARMEAAVALNGFLERFDRLDADLWNCQPLNGLYGLESLPCDVSETGGSRDERGFE, encoded by the coding sequence ATGCAGTCTTCTGATTCAGTCGTCGGCGTTGGACGGCCACCAGAACCCATCCGAAGTCCTGAAGGGCAACTCTCGCCGTTCGGATGGTACGCCGAGATGCGCGAGGAGCGGCCAGTCCATTACGACGAGCAACGAGAGACGTGGGACGTGTTTCGATACGACGACGTCAATCGCGTTCTGAAAGATCACGTCTCGTTTACCGCGAAGCGCTCCGCCGAAGACGGCGAACCCTCGAGCGGCGCTGACGAGGGAATGCCGATGTTGCAGACGATGATCACGACCGATCCGCCGGAACACACCCGCCTCCGTGGGTTCGTCGACGAACGGTTCCAACCGGGGTCGATACGGGAGTACCGCCCGCAAGTGGAGCGGGTAACTGAAGCGGTGTTGGACGACCTCGAGGGCAGAGGGCAGTTCGACTTCGTCGACGAGGTCGCAATTTCGCTTCCGGTTACCGTCATCGCCGAATTACTGGGGATCCCCGCCGAACGCCGCGATCAGTTCAAAGCCTGGTCGGATGCCCTCGTTGCACGACCCGAAGACGACTCCCAGGAGGAACGACAACGGGTTCAGGACGCACGGCAACAGGCCCAACGAGAGATGGGGCGGTACTTCGGGTCGTTACTGCAAGAACGCGAGGGCGGAACGGCTGACGACCTGATAACGCTCGCGGCCAATTCGGCGTTGAACAGGGGAGAACAGATCGGCTTTTGTATGCTGTTGCTTCTCGCCGGCAACATTACGACGACGAATCTCCTCACCAACGCGATCTGGACGTTCGAAGAAGAGGGCCTGACGGATGCGGTTCGACAGGGCGCGGTCGACCTCGAGGCGGCCATCGAGGAGACGCTTCGGTACCGGTCGCCGATCCAATCGCTGAAGCGGATCGCCCTCGAGGACGTCGAGCTACGCGGCCGCCAAATCCAGGCCGGTGACGTCCTCACCGTCTGGTTGGGCGCTGCGAACCGCGACCCAGCACGGTTCGATGCACCCGAGGAGTTTCGACCCGAGCGCCAACCGAACCGCCACATCGCGTTCGGAACCGGCGTTCACTTCTGTCTCGGTGCACACCTCGCGCGGATGGAAGCGGCCGTCGCCCTGAACGGATTCCTCGAACGGTTCGATCGACTGGATGCCGATCTCTGGAACTGTCAGCCGTTGAACGGCCTCTACGGCCTCGAATCGCTTCCATGCGACGTGAGCGAAACCGGCGGATCTCGAGACGAACGCGGTTTCGAGTAG
- a CDS encoding TetR/AcrR family transcriptional regulator, protein MSGHPETEQRIREAAFRALVEYGYADLSIKDIGEELGQNPSLIYHYFDSKDDLLLSMLDVFVDIFVDGQAEREFDDPEAALRAFVGQILHPEPEQGEQIMAGPPVVTETATSRLFVELWGHATWDSEFREKTTSVEERLRATIARQIRAGIERDQFRQVDPELTADHILFLVKQGIHTHTTTNRDDAIDRTETLVDEILEDISRET, encoded by the coding sequence ATGAGCGGTCATCCCGAGACGGAACAACGGATTAGAGAAGCGGCGTTCCGCGCGCTGGTCGAGTACGGCTACGCGGATCTCTCCATCAAGGACATCGGGGAGGAACTCGGCCAGAACCCGTCTCTCATCTACCACTATTTCGATAGCAAAGACGATCTGTTACTGTCGATGCTCGACGTCTTCGTCGATATCTTCGTCGACGGGCAGGCCGAACGGGAGTTCGACGACCCGGAGGCCGCACTGCGAGCATTCGTCGGCCAGATACTGCATCCAGAACCGGAACAGGGCGAGCAGATTATGGCTGGGCCCCCAGTTGTAACCGAGACGGCGACCTCGCGTCTTTTCGTCGAACTCTGGGGACACGCGACGTGGGACAGTGAATTTCGGGAAAAAACGACCTCGGTCGAAGAACGACTTCGAGCGACGATCGCACGGCAAATTCGGGCCGGCATCGAACGCGATCAGTTTCGACAGGTCGATCCGGAACTGACCGCCGATCACATCCTCTTTCTCGTCAAGCAGGGGATACACACGCACACGACGACGAATCGAGATGATGCGATCGACCGAACTGAAACGCTCGTCGACGAGATTCTCGAGGACATCTCACGAGAGACGTAG
- a CDS encoding sugar-binding domain-containing protein, with product MQPISLSGPWTLHLDPDDDGPVRDPAGDDVDGTMYLPGTTDEYGYGEEVDESPRDHLQRTHRYEGPAWYRRTVSVPESWADKRVTFTLERTRPSEVWVDGERIGARVCLSTPHVYDLTEEIEPGEHEIVVRVDNTDDSMARPGVERSHASTEHTQTNWNGIVGDVRLEATPRVWIEDVRTVTDPDRNAVDLEVTLANATTTERAGTLAADARSTNTDEIHDPDAVDRSVSIPAGDGSEPGRTTLEFTYDLGLDALTWDEFSPAVYDLTVGLETEAVLEAGPNDEGSDCVDEFETTFGLRNFEADGTQFAINDTTIFLRGRTDCCVFPDTAYPPTTTAEWVEHMETAKAYGINHYRFHSWCPPEAAFEAADRVGIYMQPELSQWNFGTSFEDDGAYEYYKQEAERILETYGNHPSFVCFTLGNENKGDEERMTELVQHCRAIDDRRLHAYGANNFLTSPHPGEADDFFITANVPEDTDASHWEVDRTPIRGTGHVNDAPPSTSVDYESKLEPYDMPVVGHEIGQYQIHPDYDETRKYRGVLRARNLERFERSLADRYMDGADTDFQAASGALSIRCYREDIEAAFRTAGFGGFQLLGLDDFPGQGTAMVGILDSFMESKGLIEPHEWRRFCAARVALLSFEQYAYTTGEGFAAEAKLANYGPEPIVDATATWSIETEDGAELATGDLEPERIEQGALATLGTIDVPLSAVDAPARLEVTLAVDGEEPESGAAVDRRTSYPIWVYPETLESESLERSGIDGFGVSRRFDEETRTRLEAGETILLLPEPSAVRYSLEGSFQPDFWNYEIFKQNGKPGTLGMTTDADHPLFDAFPTEGHTDWQWWHLLRRSRSVVLDDAPAEFEPTVQIIDTIYRNHKLGVYFETAVGDGNLAVCTLDLAGDDPVTRQFRRSLESYLTSESFDPESTLSTGVLDSLLNAGEDEDRTYGDDAGAWVDTD from the coding sequence GTGCAACCGATCTCACTGTCGGGACCGTGGACCCTCCACCTCGATCCCGACGACGACGGGCCCGTTCGGGACCCAGCCGGCGACGACGTCGACGGGACGATGTATCTTCCGGGGACGACCGACGAATACGGCTACGGCGAGGAAGTCGACGAGTCCCCGCGAGACCACCTCCAGCGCACCCATCGCTACGAGGGGCCAGCGTGGTACCGGCGCACCGTCTCCGTTCCCGAGTCGTGGGCCGACAAACGTGTGACGTTCACGCTCGAGCGAACCCGCCCGAGCGAGGTCTGGGTCGACGGGGAGCGCATCGGCGCTCGAGTCTGTCTGAGCACTCCGCACGTCTACGACCTCACCGAGGAAATCGAGCCCGGCGAGCACGAAATCGTGGTTCGCGTGGACAACACCGACGACTCGATGGCGCGGCCGGGCGTCGAGCGGTCGCACGCGAGTACCGAACACACCCAGACGAACTGGAACGGTATCGTCGGGGACGTTCGCCTCGAGGCGACGCCGCGGGTCTGGATCGAGGACGTCCGGACGGTCACCGATCCGGACCGGAACGCGGTCGACCTCGAGGTAACGCTCGCCAACGCGACGACGACCGAGCGCGCTGGAACGCTTGCGGCCGACGCCCGGAGTACGAACACCGACGAGATTCACGACCCGGATGCCGTCGACCGGTCCGTCTCGATCCCCGCCGGTGACGGCTCGGAGCCGGGTCGAACGACCCTCGAGTTCACCTACGACCTCGGACTCGACGCGCTCACCTGGGACGAGTTCTCGCCCGCGGTCTACGACCTGACCGTCGGGCTCGAGACGGAAGCCGTACTCGAGGCGGGTCCAAACGACGAGGGGTCCGACTGCGTCGACGAGTTCGAGACGACGTTCGGCCTCCGAAACTTCGAAGCCGACGGCACGCAGTTCGCGATCAACGACACGACGATTTTCCTTAGAGGGCGGACCGACTGTTGTGTCTTCCCGGACACCGCGTATCCGCCGACGACGACCGCCGAATGGGTCGAGCACATGGAAACCGCGAAGGCGTACGGCATCAACCACTACCGGTTTCACAGCTGGTGTCCGCCGGAGGCCGCATTCGAGGCCGCCGATCGGGTCGGGATCTACATGCAACCGGAACTCTCCCAGTGGAACTTCGGCACCTCGTTCGAGGACGACGGGGCCTACGAGTACTACAAGCAAGAGGCCGAACGCATTCTCGAGACCTACGGCAATCACCCCTCGTTCGTCTGTTTTACGCTCGGGAACGAGAACAAAGGCGACGAGGAGAGGATGACCGAACTCGTCCAGCACTGTCGGGCGATCGACGACCGGAGACTGCACGCCTATGGCGCGAACAACTTTCTCACCTCCCCCCATCCCGGCGAAGCGGACGACTTCTTCATCACCGCCAACGTCCCCGAGGATACCGACGCCAGCCACTGGGAGGTCGACCGGACGCCAATCCGCGGCACCGGCCACGTCAACGACGCGCCACCCTCGACGAGCGTCGACTACGAGAGCAAACTCGAGCCCTACGACATGCCCGTCGTGGGTCACGAAATCGGGCAGTACCAGATCCACCCCGACTACGACGAGACACGCAAGTACCGCGGGGTGCTCCGGGCCCGGAACCTCGAGCGATTCGAGCGCTCGCTGGCCGACCGCTACATGGACGGTGCCGACACGGACTTTCAGGCGGCCTCCGGTGCGCTCTCGATCAGGTGCTACCGCGAGGACATCGAAGCCGCGTTCCGAACGGCGGGCTTTGGCGGCTTCCAGTTGCTCGGCCTCGACGACTTTCCGGGTCAGGGCACCGCCATGGTCGGCATCCTCGACTCGTTCATGGAGTCGAAAGGGCTGATCGAACCCCACGAGTGGCGTCGCTTCTGTGCCGCTCGAGTGGCGTTGCTCTCGTTCGAGCAGTACGCGTACACGACCGGCGAGGGGTTCGCCGCCGAGGCGAAGTTGGCCAACTACGGTCCCGAACCGATCGTCGACGCGACCGCAACCTGGTCGATCGAAACGGAAGACGGCGCGGAACTCGCGACCGGCGACCTCGAGCCGGAACGAATCGAACAGGGGGCGCTCGCGACCCTGGGAACTATCGACGTCCCGCTCTCCGCCGTCGATGCACCCGCCCGCCTCGAGGTGACGCTCGCCGTCGACGGCGAAGAACCCGAAAGCGGCGCTGCCGTCGACCGGCGAACGTCCTATCCGATCTGGGTCTATCCCGAAACCCTCGAGTCCGAGAGCCTCGAACGCTCCGGTATCGACGGGTTCGGCGTCTCGCGGCGCTTCGACGAGGAGACGCGGACCCGGCTGGAAGCCGGCGAGACGATCCTCTTGCTTCCGGAACCGAGCGCGGTCCGGTACAGTCTCGAGGGATCGTTCCAGCCGGACTTCTGGAACTACGAGATCTTCAAGCAAAACGGAAAGCCCGGCACGCTCGGCATGACCACCGACGCCGACCACCCGCTGTTCGACGCGTTCCCCACCGAGGGGCACACTGACTGGCAGTGGTGGCACCTCCTGCGCCGGTCGCGATCGGTCGTCCTCGACGACGCGCCCGCCGAGTTCGAGCCCACCGTCCAGATCATCGATACGATCTACCGAAACCACAAACTCGGCGTCTACTTCGAAACCGCGGTCGGCGACGGAAACCTCGCCGTCTGTACGCTGGATCTCGCCGGAGACGATCCCGTCACGAGACAGTTTCGCCGCAGCCTCGAGTCGTATCTCACCTCGGAATCGTTCGATCCCGAGTCCACACTCTCGACAGGCGTCCTCGACAGTCTTCTCAACGCCGGAGAGGACGAGGACCGCACCTACGGCGACGACGCCGGCGCGTGGGTCGACACCGACTGA
- a CDS encoding DEAD/DEAH box helicase yields MTDDPSSSAGSDDGITSDEKPRSSGDDSNGSQAENESDGEAERSLTLAAFHDACQQEGRPVLTAGGVARALEYPHSAVTEQLEALEAAGDVESLSVSTDPVVWYPSELEDLTDRERVVVFPKRREIVVDRPEQFTRAQLSQFAHLADTNGENGYRYEVRPEDVWQAPHDSFDGLARTMRQALGQRSDALEDWVESQWDRARQFRLVTHEEGYTVLEAQSAEIMGNVARQKLDEEHVHAPISETEDWVREGSEAAIKRTLYEAGYPVQDQRELAAGEELSIELQVRLRDYQRTWVDRFAEAGEGVFVGPPGSGKTVAAMGAMAHVGGETLILVPSRDLARQWNEELLAQTSLEPEQIGQYHGGQKNVRPVTIATYQIAGMDRHRSLFDDREWGLVVFDECQHVPSDVYRRSTHLQSRHRLGLSASPIREDDRQTEIFTLVGPPIGTDWEALFEDGFVAEPELEIRYVPWGDDEQQNAYGSADGREKYRIAARNRGKVDDVRYLLSAHPDSKALVFVDYLKQGRAIAEAVDAPFLSGETPHAERRRLLEEFRRNERELLVVSRVGDEGIDLPTADLAIIASGLGGSRRQGTQRAGRTMRPAGGALVYVLATRGTREEDFARKQLQHLGRKGMTVREQNVDIET; encoded by the coding sequence GTGACCGACGACCCCTCCTCGAGTGCTGGCTCTGACGATGGAATCACTTCCGACGAGAAGCCCCGTTCGTCCGGCGACGACTCGAACGGGAGTCAGGCGGAGAACGAATCAGACGGCGAGGCCGAACGCTCGCTCACGCTGGCTGCGTTCCACGACGCGTGCCAGCAGGAAGGGCGACCGGTTCTCACCGCAGGCGGAGTCGCACGGGCGCTCGAGTACCCCCACAGCGCCGTCACCGAGCAACTCGAGGCCCTCGAGGCTGCCGGCGACGTCGAATCGCTCTCGGTCTCGACCGATCCGGTCGTCTGGTATCCGAGCGAACTCGAGGATCTGACCGACAGAGAGCGGGTAGTCGTCTTTCCGAAGCGACGGGAAATCGTCGTCGACCGGCCCGAGCAGTTCACCCGCGCACAGCTCTCGCAGTTCGCCCACCTCGCCGATACGAACGGCGAGAACGGCTACCGATACGAGGTCCGACCGGAGGACGTCTGGCAAGCGCCCCACGATTCGTTCGACGGGCTCGCTCGGACGATGCGACAGGCGCTCGGCCAGCGCTCGGACGCCCTCGAGGACTGGGTCGAGAGCCAGTGGGATCGCGCCCGACAGTTCCGACTCGTGACACACGAGGAGGGCTACACCGTGCTCGAGGCCCAGAGCGCCGAGATCATGGGCAACGTCGCCCGGCAGAAGTTAGACGAAGAACACGTCCACGCGCCGATTTCCGAGACGGAAGACTGGGTCCGGGAGGGTTCCGAGGCCGCGATCAAACGGACGCTCTACGAGGCGGGGTATCCGGTGCAAGATCAGCGGGAACTGGCGGCCGGCGAGGAGCTATCGATCGAGCTACAGGTACGCCTTCGAGACTACCAGCGGACGTGGGTCGATCGCTTCGCAGAAGCCGGAGAAGGCGTCTTCGTCGGACCGCCGGGAAGCGGGAAAACCGTCGCCGCGATGGGGGCGATGGCCCACGTCGGCGGCGAGACCCTGATACTGGTCCCCAGCCGCGACCTCGCGAGACAGTGGAACGAGGAACTGCTCGCACAGACCTCCCTCGAGCCCGAACAGATCGGCCAGTATCACGGCGGCCAGAAGAACGTCCGCCCGGTAACGATCGCGACCTACCAGATCGCGGGCATGGACAGACACCGGTCGCTGTTCGACGACCGCGAGTGGGGACTCGTCGTCTTCGACGAGTGCCAGCACGTCCCCAGCGACGTCTACCGGCGGAGTACGCACCTCCAGTCCCGGCACCGGCTCGGCCTCTCTGCGAGTCCGATCCGGGAGGACGATCGTCAGACCGAAATCTTCACGCTCGTCGGACCGCCCATCGGCACCGACTGGGAGGCGCTGTTCGAGGACGGCTTCGTCGCCGAGCCGGAACTCGAGATCCGGTACGTCCCCTGGGGGGACGACGAGCAGCAGAACGCCTACGGCTCGGCCGACGGCAGGGAGAAGTACCGCATCGCGGCGCGAAATCGAGGGAAGGTCGACGACGTTCGATACCTCCTCTCGGCTCACCCCGACTCGAAGGCGCTGGTGTTCGTCGACTACCTGAAACAGGGCCGCGCCATCGCCGAGGCGGTCGACGCGCCGTTCCTGAGCGGGGAAACGCCCCATGCCGAACGCCGACGGTTGCTCGAGGAGTTCCGCCGGAACGAACGCGAGTTACTCGTCGTCTCTCGCGTCGGCGACGAAGGGATCGACCTGCCGACGGCCGACCTGGCGATCATCGCCTCCGGGCTCGGCGGCTCCCGTCGACAGGGGACCCAGCGGGCCGGCCGGACGATGCGTCCGGCGGGCGGGGCGCTCGTCTACGTGCTGGCGACGCGAGGGACTCGAGAGGAGGATTTCGCCCGGAAGCAGCTCCAACACCTCGGGCGCAAGGGGATGACGGTCCGCGAGCAAAACGTCGATATCGAAACCTAA
- a CDS encoding ester cyclase, which yields MAHRESDPKEVARRYVEVVWNEGNIEEMDEVLTEQQVYHDPTDDGEEPLSEFKEFVQGYHRAFPDLSFSVDRYIAEGDLVSFWGQATGTHQGSFMGIEPTGNRIDLMGINVVRVIDGKVAERWANFDIFGMLQQLGRDPLSA from the coding sequence ATGGCACACCGCGAATCGGATCCGAAGGAAGTCGCTCGCCGTTACGTTGAGGTGGTCTGGAACGAGGGGAACATCGAAGAGATGGACGAGGTTCTCACCGAACAGCAGGTATACCACGACCCGACCGATGACGGAGAAGAGCCACTGTCGGAGTTCAAAGAATTCGTCCAAGGATATCACCGGGCGTTTCCGGATCTTTCCTTCTCCGTAGACCGATACATCGCAGAGGGCGATCTAGTCTCGTTCTGGGGACAGGCAACTGGAACTCACCAGGGGTCATTCATGGGCATCGAGCCGACTGGTAACCGCATAGATCTCATGGGTATCAACGTCGTCCGCGTCATTGACGGGAAAGTCGCCGAACGGTGGGCGAACTTCGACATCTTCGGTATGCTCCAGCAGCTCGGGCGCGATCCACTGTCTGCATAG
- a CDS encoding twin-arginine translocation signal domain-containing protein: MTHDDRVSRRQMLKVTGVATATALVAGCGGGGGGGNGNGGGGGGGGNGGGGMEIEPGTQIEFDGQTAGWVGIAPDSIADEENPTLILQEGETYEIGWTTGDGSEHNIEIWDGNDEVIDDLQTEVVTEPEDQWLEFDANSDMAAYVCEVHQGSMIGDIQVE, translated from the coding sequence ATGACACATGATGATCGCGTGTCCCGACGGCAGATGCTCAAAGTAACAGGTGTCGCGACGGCTACAGCGCTCGTCGCTGGTTGCGGTGGTGGCGGTGGCGGCGGGAACGGTAACGGTGGCGGTGGCGGTGGCGGCGGGAACGGTGGCGGTGGCATGGAGATCGAACCCGGCACACAGATCGAGTTCGACGGCCAGACGGCGGGGTGGGTCGGCATCGCACCCGACTCGATCGCGGACGAGGAAAATCCGACGCTCATCCTTCAAGAGGGAGAAACCTACGAAATCGGCTGGACGACCGGCGACGGTTCCGAGCACAACATCGAAATTTGGGACGGCAACGACGAAGTCATCGACGACCTGCAGACGGAAGTCGTCACCGAACCCGAAGACCAGTGGCTCGAGTTCGATGCGAACAGCGACATGGCCGCGTACGTCTGTGAGGTTCACCAGGGTTCGATGATTGGGGACATACAGGTTGAATAG
- a CDS encoding type 1 glutamine amidotransferase domain-containing protein, with product MMSDAQQLEGVTVGVLIAENGTEEIEFTESKQAVSDAGATVRVLGTESGEARTVNNDLEWSDSYEVDAVVSEVSASDYDALIVPGGTVGADTLRLDSDVVELLREHDAAGKPLGVICHGPWTLVEADVVDGRTLTSYPSLQTDIENAGGEWVDEEVVTDDGLVTSRNPDDLPAFCDAIVETFAAESP from the coding sequence ATGATGAGCGACGCACAACAACTGGAGGGCGTAACCGTCGGTGTCCTGATCGCCGAGAACGGCACCGAGGAAATCGAGTTCACGGAATCGAAGCAGGCGGTTTCCGACGCCGGAGCCACCGTTCGGGTTCTCGGAACCGAATCCGGCGAGGCGCGGACGGTCAACAACGACCTCGAGTGGAGCGATTCCTACGAGGTCGACGCAGTCGTGTCGGAGGTTTCGGCGTCGGACTACGACGCATTGATCGTCCCTGGCGGTACCGTCGGCGCGGATACGCTCCGATTAGATTCAGACGTAGTCGAGTTGCTCCGCGAGCACGACGCGGCCGGCAAACCGCTGGGGGTCATCTGTCACGGTCCGTGGACACTCGTCGAAGCGGACGTCGTCGACGGTCGAACGCTGACGTCGTATCCGAGCCTCCAAACCGACATCGAAAACGCGGGCGGCGAGTGGGTCGACGAGGAGGTCGTGACCGACGACGGCCTCGTGACGAGTCGAAACCCCGACGATTTGCCCGCGTTCTGCGACGCTATCGTCGAGACGTTCGCAGCGGAATCACCCTGA
- a CDS encoding sugar phosphate isomerase/epimerase family protein: protein MSEPTPRFGASMDIRFAEDVGAFAEFLTDLGLNHIELRAGYLNVREDGLTPETLRDIARTYDLTYSIHAPHIDVAPGNINDHLRSAVVDATTEALDFAAAIDAVGVVVHGGSVRTRYPERVHAYVRERSVETIRACAHHAADVGVPLCLENQRTRTQKRRFTATPERLASFLEAVGVGPEALRVTLDVGHAKAGGIEYDRFVDRFGDRIHLVHLHDNDGTTDAHDPLPSFRAVGETIGAPYNILEMKSLDDVERCVRAPSQ from the coding sequence GTCGGGGCGTTCGCCGAGTTTCTGACCGATCTTGGACTGAATCACATCGAACTACGCGCCGGATATCTGAACGTGCGCGAAGACGGTCTCACGCCGGAGACGCTTCGAGACATCGCTCGCACGTACGACCTGACGTACTCCATTCACGCCCCCCATATCGATGTCGCGCCGGGGAACATCAACGACCATCTCCGATCGGCAGTCGTCGATGCCACGACGGAGGCACTCGACTTCGCCGCCGCCATCGACGCCGTCGGCGTCGTCGTCCACGGGGGGAGCGTCCGGACGCGCTATCCGGAGCGAGTCCACGCGTACGTCAGGGAACGCTCGGTCGAGACGATTCGGGCGTGTGCCCATCACGCGGCCGACGTCGGCGTCCCGCTCTGTCTCGAGAACCAACGAACGCGAACCCAAAAACGCCGCTTCACTGCAACCCCGGAGCGGCTGGCCTCCTTCCTCGAGGCGGTAGGTGTCGGGCCTGAGGCGCTCCGAGTCACCCTCGATGTCGGTCACGCGAAGGCAGGCGGGATCGAGTACGACCGCTTCGTCGATCGATTCGGTGATCGAATTCACCTCGTTCACCTCCACGACAACGACGGAACGACCGATGCACACGACCCGCTCCCGTCCTTTCGAGCGGTCGGCGAAACGATCGGCGCGCCGTACAATATCCTCGAGATGAAATCACTGGACGACGTCGAACGCTGCGTTCGAGCGCCGTCTCAGTAG